The Dehalococcoidia bacterium region GAGAGCATTCCGCCCCACGACGGAGTGGGCGGCGGCGTGCCCAGTCCCAGGAAGCTCAGCGACGCTTCGACCAGGACGGCCCAGCCGATGCCTGATGTGGCGATGATGATGTAGGGCGCTATGCACTGGGGGAGGATGTGGTGGAAGAGTATCCGCATGGTGCCCGCGCCTACCGCGCGAGCCGCGTCCACGAACTGGGCGTTTTTCACCGCCATCGCGCTCGACCGTACGACGCGCGCCGCCTGTGGCACAAGCACCACGGACAGGGCGAAGATGACGTTTGTCACCGAGGCGCCGAGCGCCGCGACGATGGTCAGCGCGAGGACGAGGAGCGGGAACGCCTGGATGGTGTCCATCAGCCTCTGGATGGCCAGGTCTACCTTGCCCCCCGCGTATCCGCTCACCAGGCCCAGGAGCGCCCCCGCGGTCGTGCCAATGGCCACGGATATGATGCCTACGAAGAGCGATATGCGCGCTCCCCAGATGATGCGGCTCAACTGGTCGCGCCCGAACTGATCCGATCCCAGGAGATACTTGAAGCTCGGAGGTTGCCGCAGGTCGCCGTAGT contains the following coding sequences:
- a CDS encoding ABC transporter permease, which codes for MAHHSMESTAPVALAAPRTRYGALLDLARRLRRKPLGVAGLVVAIVLVTTAIFAPFIAPYDPYDTHYGDLRQPPSFKYLLGSDQFGRDQLSRIIWGARISLFVGIISVAIGTTAGALLGLVSGYAGGKVDLAIQRLMDTIQAFPLLVLALTIVAALGASVTNVIFALSVVLVPQAARVVRSSAMAVKNAQFVDAARAVGAGTMRILFHHILPQCIAPYIIIATSGIGWAVLVEASLSFLGLGTPPPTPSWGGMLSGEGLNFAQSSPWLAIYPGLAISLAVFAFSLLGDALRDVLDPRLKQ